The Leptospira bouyouniensis genome contains a region encoding:
- a CDS encoding (Fe-S)-binding protein has product MDIGRILFHLLFTAFFVVANVVFVRAILYRLGLIFNGRPAFFNEDAKKNLNIGFRLKSFFINVILQKKNFREPVRGIMHAFVFYGFIVYTIHTTSQMIAGVFGYAMEDPYQFALPNFLFGESANHLYEQTVNYVSILVLTGLGFFAWRRWIKKAKGLDVHSPASAIVISMIATLMVTTLLGNGAKTVAATYYTHAGFIDGAIGKLWESVGVANSSADIVFQIMWWGHIITVFSFMLYVPTSKHAHLIFAPFNYFLATDTPKGQLSKLNLDDENAVWGSNRVEDFPWPNLLDGMSCIECGRCQVECPANRTGKVLNPKAIIVELKHQMLEKMPEVAAARAGKTPEEAAEAVAALDTGVINSHEGLSEEALWGCTTCYACVEACPVGNNQVNAIIEMRRHLVLAESKMSPELQKAFTNMENNSNPWGVGAHTRADWAEGLNVKVLSEAEDKNVDVLYWVGCAGAFDERNKKISRDFVKIMQKADVNFGILGTEEGCSGDSARRGGNEYLYQTLAQTNVDTINGYGIKKIVTACPHCYNTIKNEYPQFGGNFEVIHHSEYINQLSKEGKIDVKVADDANTGKYTYHDSCYIGRYNNNYDNPRDVVKKVSGGKIEEAVDHHSKGLCCGAGGAQYWMEEHVDESNPESMRVNSKRTGQLLDTGATTIATACPFCITMITDGVKAAEKIDSVKVKDIAELVAENID; this is encoded by the coding sequence ATGGATATCGGAAGAATTCTCTTTCACCTATTATTCACAGCTTTTTTCGTCGTGGCAAACGTAGTGTTTGTCCGCGCTATCCTTTACAGGCTCGGATTGATCTTCAATGGTCGTCCTGCATTTTTTAATGAAGATGCAAAAAAGAACCTGAACATCGGATTCCGTTTAAAAAGTTTTTTTATAAACGTAATCTTACAAAAGAAAAACTTCCGTGAACCAGTTCGTGGGATCATGCACGCTTTTGTTTTTTATGGATTTATCGTGTATACAATCCATACAACAAGCCAAATGATCGCAGGTGTATTCGGTTATGCGATGGAAGATCCTTACCAATTTGCACTGCCTAATTTTTTATTTGGCGAATCTGCAAACCATCTTTATGAACAAACTGTAAACTATGTTTCCATTTTAGTATTAACTGGTCTCGGTTTTTTTGCTTGGAGACGTTGGATTAAAAAAGCCAAAGGTCTCGATGTTCATTCACCTGCTTCTGCCATTGTTATCAGTATGATTGCCACTCTAATGGTTACCACCTTACTTGGGAATGGTGCTAAGACTGTTGCAGCAACTTACTACACACATGCTGGTTTCATTGATGGTGCCATCGGAAAACTTTGGGAATCTGTTGGAGTGGCAAACTCTTCTGCAGATATCGTATTCCAAATCATGTGGTGGGGCCATATCATCACAGTATTTTCGTTCATGTTGTATGTTCCAACATCAAAACATGCTCACTTAATCTTTGCTCCATTTAACTACTTCCTTGCAACAGATACTCCGAAAGGACAACTCTCCAAACTCAATTTGGATGATGAAAATGCAGTTTGGGGATCTAATCGTGTAGAAGATTTTCCTTGGCCAAATTTACTCGATGGCATGTCATGCATTGAATGTGGACGTTGCCAAGTAGAATGCCCAGCAAACAGAACTGGTAAAGTTTTAAATCCTAAGGCGATCATTGTAGAACTCAAACACCAAATGTTAGAGAAGATGCCAGAAGTGGCAGCGGCTCGTGCTGGCAAAACGCCAGAAGAAGCGGCTGAAGCAGTTGCGGCATTAGATACTGGAGTGATCAATTCTCATGAAGGTCTAAGTGAAGAGGCTCTTTGGGGATGTACGACTTGTTATGCGTGTGTTGAAGCATGTCCTGTTGGAAACAACCAAGTAAACGCCATCATTGAAATGCGCCGTCATTTAGTTCTTGCTGAATCTAAAATGAGCCCAGAACTTCAAAAAGCTTTCACCAATATGGAAAACAATTCGAATCCATGGGGTGTAGGTGCTCACACAAGAGCGGACTGGGCGGAAGGACTCAATGTAAAAGTTCTTTCAGAGGCAGAAGACAAAAACGTAGACGTACTCTATTGGGTAGGTTGCGCAGGCGCTTTTGATGAAAGAAACAAAAAGATCTCACGAGACTTTGTAAAAATCATGCAAAAAGCGGATGTTAACTTTGGAATCCTTGGAACAGAAGAAGGATGCTCTGGAGACTCTGCAAGACGTGGTGGTAATGAATACCTCTACCAAACACTCGCACAAACCAACGTGGATACAATCAATGGTTACGGAATTAAAAAAATCGTAACAGCTTGCCCACACTGTTATAACACCATCAAAAACGAATACCCACAATTTGGTGGTAACTTCGAAGTCATCCACCACTCCGAGTACATCAACCAACTTTCCAAAGAAGGTAAAATTGATGTGAAAGTGGCAGATGACGCAAACACTGGTAAGTATACTTATCATGACTCTTGTTACATCGGTCGATATAACAATAATTACGATAACCCTCGTGATGTTGTGAAAAAAGTATCTGGTGGAAAAATTGAAGAAGCAGTCGACCATCACTCCAAAGGACTTTGTTGTGGTGCCGGCGGTGCGCAGTACTGGATGGAAGAACACGTGGATGAATCCAATCCAGAAAGTATGCGTGTCAATAGCAAACGTACAGGTCAACTCCTTGATACAGGTGCTACAACCATAGCAACTGCTTGTCCTTTCTGTATCACGATGATTACAGATGGTGTCAAAGCGGCGGAAAAAATTGATTCCGTAAAAGTAAAAGACATTGCGGAACTTGTAGCCGAAAACATCGACTAA
- a CDS encoding GGDEF domain-containing protein, whose amino-acid sequence MRRYTFKRYEFVLRKLFLRPFHPRFIATNLDDITSSLQIFSVMTAITSIISLLFVDSLVRTKEASFWIAFFRISSLAICFAVYLLAKKGIIRYEKYILRITSFVLIGLVTLYIPMMVFDNPNHAYYLFGSAIVIAAASILLWLEPIRICILSLIYISVFIPLHLNYSRIQGFDRYFFYQDVLIVSFLLAFGIVANFLINYWRFEEYRVKEKLHITVGKLLRINQKIEDLSRVDSMTELFNRRHLLEQFDLYKKRALREGFVIGLVILDLDRLKTINDRYGHKQGDLAIQAFAKTLKSRTRITDIAARIGGDEFCLLASPIDKEGLHTLTESIREKMEELQIPIYNDPNQFLTLTVSIGGTLFHPEDDPSFDELYHKIDTALYTSKNEGRNRITLLEM is encoded by the coding sequence ATGCGTAGGTATACCTTCAAACGATACGAATTTGTATTGCGTAAATTATTTTTACGCCCTTTCCACCCTCGATTCATAGCCACAAATTTGGATGATATTACATCCTCTCTTCAAATATTCAGTGTGATGACGGCTATCACATCAATCATTTCACTTCTTTTTGTTGATTCACTCGTTCGGACAAAAGAAGCCAGTTTCTGGATTGCATTCTTTCGTATTTCCTCACTTGCAATCTGTTTTGCTGTGTATCTCCTTGCCAAAAAAGGGATCATCCGTTACGAAAAATATATCTTACGGATCACAAGTTTTGTATTAATTGGACTTGTCACACTTTATATCCCAATGATGGTGTTTGATAATCCCAATCACGCCTATTATTTATTTGGTTCAGCCATTGTAATTGCTGCGGCTTCCATATTACTTTGGTTAGAACCTATTCGAATTTGTATTTTATCTTTGATATATATCTCAGTATTTATTCCTCTGCATTTGAATTACTCGCGAATCCAAGGATTTGATCGGTATTTCTTTTACCAGGATGTACTCATTGTTTCTTTTTTATTAGCATTTGGAATTGTTGCCAATTTTCTCATCAATTACTGGCGATTTGAAGAGTATCGTGTCAAAGAAAAACTTCACATAACAGTAGGTAAACTCCTTCGAATCAATCAAAAAATTGAAGATCTTTCCCGGGTTGATTCCATGACGGAACTATTCAATCGACGCCATTTATTAGAACAGTTTGATTTGTATAAAAAAAGAGCTCTTCGTGAAGGGTTTGTGATTGGACTCGTGATTTTGGATTTAGATCGGTTAAAAACGATTAACGACCGTTATGGTCACAAACAAGGAGACCTTGCCATCCAAGCCTTTGCTAAAACATTAAAATCGAGGACTAGAATCACAGACATTGCAGCAAGGATCGGCGGTGATGAATTTTGTTTGTTAGCCTCTCCAATTGACAAGGAAGGACTTCATACGCTCACCGAGTCCATCCGTGAAAAAATGGAAGAGTTACAAATCCCAATTTACAATGATCCAAACCAATTCCTAACTTTGACAGTATCAATTGGTGGCACTCTTTTCCACCCCGAAGATGACCCCAGTTTCGATGAACTCTACCATAAAATCGACACAGCACTTTACACTTCCAAAAACGAAGGAAGAAACCGAATCACTCTCCTAGAAATGTAA
- a CDS encoding LBF_2017 N-terminal domain-containing protein: MNDWCYQLKYFYLLCIVIGFSNPLVSKQIQFSLVPDRDDIIQYEIELWKTENLEQEIPFRVLSNPGPINLFIPDGYEYFRIRAVAKRKVRGYWTELYQTGQFGKSVKTKEKPIAKVQAKTDVLVPIPTREGASEFYLTTNKIAIVPVTIGKNFRIKFRINGGPWQKDSSPQLNFEKDGSYRLEYQVTNELGVSDGMQVWEFKVDTTPPESSIRFLNPPFFQRGTSFISPKNPLQVFATDTGSGINTIRYRTSCKGAPFTEYYVWNDSSWADIQSNCLDNFRLEISAVDRLGNEEIPKQILFQKMKQD, encoded by the coding sequence ATGAATGATTGGTGTTATCAATTAAAATATTTTTATCTATTATGCATAGTCATCGGGTTTTCCAACCCGTTGGTTTCCAAACAAATCCAATTTTCACTTGTTCCTGACAGAGACGACATCATCCAATACGAGATTGAACTATGGAAAACTGAAAATCTAGAACAAGAAATTCCGTTTCGCGTTTTGTCAAACCCTGGACCTATCAATTTATTCATTCCTGATGGATATGAATACTTTCGGATACGTGCAGTGGCAAAACGAAAAGTAAGAGGTTATTGGACTGAACTGTATCAAACGGGTCAATTTGGCAAATCAGTTAAAACAAAAGAAAAACCAATCGCAAAAGTGCAAGCCAAAACAGATGTACTTGTTCCCATTCCCACTAGAGAAGGTGCTTCCGAATTTTACTTAACAACAAATAAAATCGCAATTGTCCCAGTCACGATTGGAAAAAATTTTAGAATCAAATTCAGAATCAATGGTGGGCCTTGGCAAAAAGATAGTTCACCACAATTAAACTTTGAGAAGGATGGAAGTTACCGATTAGAATACCAGGTCACTAATGAATTGGGGGTATCTGATGGGATGCAAGTTTGGGAATTTAAAGTTGATACAACCCCACCTGAATCATCCATTCGTTTTTTGAATCCACCTTTTTTCCAAAGGGGAACTTCTTTTATTTCTCCTAAAAATCCCTTACAAGTTTTTGCCACAGATACTGGATCGGGTATCAATACCATACGATATAGAACATCGTGTAAGGGTGCACCATTTACAGAATATTATGTTTGGAATGATTCCTCTTGGGCTGATATCCAAAGTAATTGTTTGGATAACTTTCGTTTGGAAATTAGTGCTGTTGATCGTTTAGGTAATGAAGAAATTCCAAAACAAATTTTATTTCAAAAAATGAAACAGGATTAG
- a CDS encoding peptide chain release factor 3 yields the protein MSPEIIEKEVGRRKTFAIIAHPDAGKTTLTEKLLLYGGAIQLAGAVKAKKEGKSATSDWMAMEKERGISITSAALQFEYKNHILNLLDTPGHEDFSEDTYRTLMAADTAVMVLDAGKGVEPQTIKLFRVCRDRGIPIITFINKMDRPTKDLYALLDEIEKVLGIKAVPDVWPLGTGFDFKGVYDLRDEQLYLFDRTPGGKQKAGFRMAGPNDPSLDEQFDEEIVSAFREQIDLVENGIGQLDKNSFLLGKETPVYFGSAVNNFGIELFLNKFLDLAPGPDHIPLRDGNYLDPVNAPFSAFVFKVQANMNKAHRDRIAFLRICSGVFERGLNVNHNRLDKPVKLSSSFAFFGQDRNTVDLAYPGDIIGLVNPGTYKIGDVLSTGNTPPLRPLPSFAPELFATISCKDTLQLKSFKKGLDQLAEEGILHLFTSRTIGGGVPIIGAMGKLQFEVFQRRLKDEYGAETTIHILPYGISRWVKKDDRAKIPSNANLVEDLFGNMALLFDTEWDMNYFHKNNEGIELLENPPLEE from the coding sequence ATGTCGCCTGAAATTATCGAAAAAGAAGTCGGTCGAAGGAAAACCTTTGCCATCATTGCCCACCCAGATGCGGGGAAAACCACCTTAACCGAAAAGTTACTTCTTTACGGAGGTGCCATTCAATTGGCCGGAGCAGTTAAAGCGAAAAAAGAAGGGAAATCGGCAACTTCGGACTGGATGGCGATGGAAAAAGAAAGGGGGATTTCGATTACTTCAGCAGCGCTGCAATTTGAATACAAAAACCATATCCTCAATTTACTCGATACGCCGGGACACGAAGATTTTTCCGAAGATACCTACCGTACTCTGATGGCAGCTGATACCGCAGTGATGGTATTAGATGCTGGTAAAGGTGTTGAACCACAAACAATAAAATTGTTCAGAGTTTGTCGAGATCGAGGGATACCAATCATCACTTTTATCAATAAGATGGATCGTCCAACAAAAGATTTATACGCACTTTTGGATGAAATCGAAAAAGTTCTTGGAATCAAAGCTGTGCCTGATGTATGGCCACTCGGAACAGGTTTTGATTTTAAAGGAGTGTATGATTTACGAGATGAGCAACTTTACCTTTTTGATCGTACTCCAGGTGGGAAACAAAAAGCTGGATTTCGAATGGCAGGTCCTAATGATCCAAGTTTAGATGAACAATTTGATGAAGAAATTGTTTCTGCATTCCGTGAACAAATCGACTTGGTTGAAAATGGAATTGGACAGTTAGACAAAAATTCATTTTTGTTAGGAAAAGAAACTCCAGTTTATTTTGGTTCGGCAGTTAACAATTTTGGAATTGAATTGTTTCTAAATAAATTTTTAGATTTGGCGCCAGGACCAGACCACATTCCGCTTCGTGATGGAAACTATTTAGATCCAGTTAATGCTCCATTTAGTGCCTTCGTCTTTAAAGTGCAAGCTAACATGAATAAGGCCCACAGAGACCGAATTGCGTTTTTAAGAATATGTTCTGGCGTTTTTGAACGCGGATTAAATGTAAACCACAATCGTTTGGATAAACCAGTTAAATTATCCTCTAGTTTTGCTTTTTTTGGTCAGGATAGAAACACTGTCGATTTAGCATATCCAGGTGATATTATTGGTTTAGTGAATCCTGGTACTTATAAAATCGGAGATGTCCTTTCAACTGGAAACACACCACCGTTACGACCGTTACCAAGTTTTGCTCCTGAATTATTTGCAACGATCTCATGTAAGGACACTCTGCAACTCAAATCATTTAAAAAAGGATTGGACCAACTTGCTGAAGAAGGAATTCTGCATTTGTTCACATCACGTACAATAGGTGGTGGTGTTCCAATTATTGGTGCTATGGGTAAGTTACAATTTGAAGTGTTTCAGAGGCGTTTAAAAGATGAGTATGGTGCTGAAACTACCATACATATTTTGCCTTATGGGATATCTCGATGGGTAAAAAAAGATGATCGAGCAAAAATACCTTCTAACGCAAACTTAGTAGAAGATTTGTTTGGCAATATGGCTTTGTTATTTGATACAGAATGGGACATGAATTATTTTCATAAAAACAATGAAGGGATTGAGTTATTAGAAAATCCTCCTTTGGAAGAATGA
- a CDS encoding SpoIIE family protein phosphatase: MNRVLDKLRSVYSNFIYVIQTKSFYKLFLSLVLLIIMPYSIIAGRMIYFEYNNALDWNQRFQLIRIQLLAIDIENQIQDKLQNEFSKPKNNLATKKNRKEINTFCEYVSPSKSEEIDFQMVQCHFEETKLSYFLISDGNSFRVYPTTFLEEALLDSPFSDPNEGLFLLNETGNYGISGFIEDEFLVSDEWKEKAKLSLQTNSNVPTLKEVTKNDLDFFLVGVPLYGLPIHLFVVSPINLVLQPIISTLKTNVFTLSGILLFTFFFSIFISLKEIESKQKLKLILNEFPHAAVLFDAKGKVLLENSNIEPKIQIKDLFIYQDSLVTFLQKEVLEFLKKIKDQKDEEQQLRKEVLEVYNKDGINLLIEITYQIWYLEQNNQFASGALILVENITRKRLEFEREMEYARDLQKKYLPARLQIFPKLDYEILYKPLIQVGGDYYDYIDLGNNRYIFAMGDVIGHGVKAAMMMTVLKVLFHQIAKTESDPRFILIKMNEGITTHFPDPYAFVPFLFLLFDMNTNQVYYGNAGHPGMVHYKKDGSCCYEKINPMFGLLPKMNPKILEFPIVKGERFYLFTDGLKDVENRKKEKIWENELMLFFDQMSNNHISFVKQELDFKIRSYAEGSELLDDITWIGIDVI, translated from the coding sequence GTGAATCGAGTTTTAGATAAACTTCGCAGTGTTTACTCGAATTTTATCTATGTCATTCAAACAAAATCTTTCTATAAACTCTTTTTATCACTCGTATTACTTATCATTATGCCATATTCAATCATTGCGGGAAGGATGATTTACTTTGAATATAATAATGCATTGGACTGGAACCAAAGATTCCAATTGATTCGTATCCAACTGCTAGCGATTGATATCGAAAACCAAATCCAAGATAAACTACAAAATGAATTCTCAAAACCAAAAAATAATCTAGCTACCAAAAAGAATCGAAAAGAGATTAATACATTCTGTGAGTATGTCTCACCTTCTAAAAGTGAAGAAATTGATTTCCAAATGGTTCAATGCCATTTTGAGGAAACTAAACTATCTTACTTCCTAATTTCAGATGGTAATAGTTTCCGTGTATACCCTACAACTTTCCTTGAAGAAGCACTCCTTGATTCACCTTTCAGTGATCCAAATGAAGGATTATTTTTATTGAACGAAACCGGGAATTATGGTATTTCCGGTTTCATTGAAGATGAGTTTTTAGTTTCCGATGAATGGAAAGAAAAAGCCAAACTTTCGCTTCAAACTAATTCAAATGTTCCCACTTTAAAAGAAGTAACAAAGAATGATTTAGATTTTTTCCTTGTTGGTGTACCTTTATACGGACTGCCAATTCACCTTTTTGTAGTGAGTCCAATTAATTTAGTATTACAACCAATCATTTCAACATTAAAAACCAATGTGTTTACTTTGTCTGGGATTCTATTGTTTACATTCTTTTTTTCTATTTTTATTTCATTAAAGGAAATCGAATCAAAACAAAAATTAAAGTTAATTCTAAATGAATTTCCACATGCGGCTGTTTTATTTGACGCAAAAGGAAAAGTTTTATTAGAAAATTCAAATATTGAACCAAAGATTCAAATTAAGGACTTATTTATATACCAAGATTCACTTGTCACATTTTTGCAAAAAGAAGTATTAGAATTTTTAAAAAAAATTAAAGATCAAAAAGATGAAGAACAGCAACTCCGTAAAGAAGTGTTAGAAGTATATAATAAAGATGGAATAAACCTATTAATAGAAATCACTTACCAAATTTGGTATTTAGAACAAAACAATCAATTTGCGAGTGGTGCTTTAATTCTCGTGGAAAATATTACCAGAAAACGATTAGAGTTTGAACGAGAGATGGAATACGCAAGGGATCTTCAAAAAAAATACCTTCCCGCTCGTTTACAAATTTTTCCTAAATTAGACTACGAAATTTTATATAAACCTCTGATCCAAGTCGGTGGAGATTATTATGATTATATCGATTTAGGCAATAATCGATATATATTTGCTATGGGGGATGTGATTGGACATGGTGTAAAAGCGGCAATGATGATGACAGTACTCAAGGTATTATTTCATCAAATTGCTAAAACAGAATCGGATCCAAGATTCATTTTAATAAAAATGAATGAAGGGATCACAACACATTTTCCTGATCCGTATGCATTTGTCCCTTTTTTATTTCTCCTATTTGATATGAACACAAATCAAGTGTATTATGGAAATGCCGGTCATCCAGGTATGGTTCATTACAAAAAAGATGGATCTTGCTGTTATGAGAAAATAAATCCAATGTTTGGATTATTACCTAAAATGAATCCAAAAATATTGGAATTTCCAATTGTAAAAGGCGAACGATTTTATCTTTTTACTGACGGATTAAAAGACGTAGAAAATCGTAAAAAAGAGAAAATATGGGAAAACGAACTTATGTTATTTTTTGATCAAATGTCTAACAATCACATATCATTCGTAAAACAAGAATTAGATTTTAAAATTCGATCTTATGCTGAAGGCAGCGAATTATTAGATGATATCACTTGGATTGGAATCGATGTTATTTAA
- a CDS encoding FecR domain-containing protein: protein MNNQNLLKTCSRFLKERWKDSSTFLVSNRKPILNYKICLVLFLHFQLTTILAESKKNIQPPEGDGITIIVEKGQTLSIISKTYLDDPRKWKELLKSNQIDNPNLIIPGMKLWIPKSLGKKPLADLQRFTGTTEVLKISQKQNDWAKATNGEGLYAKDEVRTLKESEAQFVFLSGSRFEITENSHVIMERGKTDTEPDELFLRQGRIRSLIPKTKSPNQKMFLLKTESAESVVKGTDFLTEVDGNGNTTLSCYEGAVSVTAEKVTVQVNAGFATYVEKGKAPLKPFSVPNPPIPENK from the coding sequence ATGAACAATCAAAATCTCCTCAAAACTTGTTCTCGTTTTTTAAAAGAGAGGTGGAAGGATTCTTCCACCTTTCTTGTTTCTAATCGAAAACCAATTTTGAATTATAAAATCTGCTTAGTCCTTTTTTTACACTTCCAACTAACAACAATACTTGCTGAATCCAAAAAAAATATCCAACCTCCTGAAGGTGATGGGATTACGATTATTGTCGAAAAAGGGCAAACTTTAAGTATCATATCCAAAACCTATTTGGATGATCCTAGAAAATGGAAAGAACTTCTCAAATCGAATCAAATTGATAACCCAAATCTTATCATTCCAGGTATGAAATTGTGGATTCCTAAAAGTTTGGGGAAAAAACCACTCGCCGACTTACAACGGTTTACTGGGACTACAGAAGTTTTAAAAATATCCCAAAAACAAAATGATTGGGCAAAAGCGACCAACGGGGAAGGTCTTTATGCTAAAGATGAGGTACGAACGTTAAAAGAATCGGAAGCACAATTCGTATTCCTCTCAGGTTCTCGTTTTGAAATCACAGAAAATAGTCATGTCATCATGGAACGCGGCAAAACAGATACTGAACCTGATGAACTTTTTTTAAGACAAGGACGCATTCGCTCCCTCATTCCCAAAACAAAATCACCAAACCAAAAGATGTTTTTACTCAAAACAGAATCAGCCGAATCAGTTGTCAAAGGTACAGACTTTCTGACAGAAGTGGATGGAAATGGAAATACAACTCTTAGTTGTTACGAAGGCGCTGTTTCTGTCACTGCGGAGAAAGTCACAGTGCAAGTAAACGCAGGTTTTGCTACTTATGTGGAAAAAGGAAAAGCCCCTTTAAAACCCTTCTCTGTCCCAAATCCTCCAATACCTGAAAACAAATGA
- the mqnC gene encoding cyclic dehypoxanthinyl futalosine synthase yields MNVTSFSLNPNDPADVVLLKAVEGKRISPSEALILYKDGDFLKIQMVARFLREKVRPHTEASYTMFRVVNYTNYCNVECNFCSFMDEIGNGKGYVLSKEDILQKMDYAVEEGADQMFLQGGVYPELPFDYYLDVIKTIKAKYPKMHIRAFSPVEVINLETITGKPLREVLLILKEAGLDSVPGAGAEILTERMRQIISPKKASVAEWVRAMETCHEVGLKGSANIVFGSEETEEEVIEHLQVVRDLQDRTGGFLSFIPWTFQPQTKRFKVRPVPTHEYLKVLGICRIFLDNIQHIETSVMVLGKGVGQLALYSGADDISSVVIEENVLRSFGLKTEKEARKFLSEGGFRPVRRNLNYEEVDSNLEMA; encoded by the coding sequence ATGAACGTAACCTCCTTTTCCCTGAACCCAAATGACCCTGCCGATGTCGTCCTACTCAAAGCTGTGGAAGGCAAACGGATCTCTCCTAGTGAAGCCCTCATTCTCTACAAAGACGGAGATTTTCTCAAAATCCAAATGGTTGCCCGGTTTTTACGGGAAAAGGTAAGACCTCATACCGAGGCAAGTTATACCATGTTTCGAGTTGTGAATTACACGAATTACTGCAACGTAGAATGCAATTTTTGTTCCTTTATGGATGAGATAGGGAATGGAAAGGGTTATGTGCTCTCAAAAGAAGACATCTTGCAGAAGATGGACTACGCGGTGGAAGAAGGTGCTGACCAAATGTTTTTGCAAGGTGGTGTGTATCCAGAACTTCCCTTTGATTACTATCTAGATGTCATCAAAACCATAAAAGCTAAATACCCCAAAATGCACATCCGAGCCTTTTCTCCTGTGGAAGTGATCAATTTGGAAACCATCACAGGAAAACCTCTTCGTGAGGTCTTACTCATTTTAAAAGAGGCAGGCCTTGACTCTGTCCCTGGAGCTGGTGCAGAAATTCTGACCGAAAGAATGCGCCAAATCATTTCTCCGAAAAAAGCTTCCGTAGCAGAATGGGTCCGTGCTATGGAAACATGCCATGAAGTGGGTTTGAAAGGATCTGCAAATATTGTATTTGGATCAGAAGAAACAGAGGAAGAGGTGATCGAACACTTACAAGTGGTGCGTGATTTACAAGACCGAACTGGTGGATTTTTATCCTTTATCCCTTGGACATTCCAACCCCAAACCAAACGGTTCAAAGTAAGGCCTGTTCCTACTCATGAGTATTTGAAGGTTCTCGGAATCTGTCGGATTTTTCTAGATAATATCCAACACATTGAAACATCTGTGATGGTACTTGGGAAAGGGGTTGGCCAACTGGCACTCTATTCTGGAGCCGATGATATTTCCTCTGTTGTGATCGAGGAAAATGTTCTTCGTTCGTTTGGATTGAAAACGGAAAAAGAAGCGAGAAAATTTCTTTCGGAAGGTGGTTTTCGTCCTGTTAGGCGTAACCTCAATTACGAAGAAGTAGATTCCAATCTCGAAATGGCTTAA